The Prosthecobacter vanneervenii region GCAACGACCAGGTCCGCTTTGAGCTCACCGCCGCCGCCCTCGCCCCTGAGATCGAGACCATCGCCCCTTGGCGCGATGAGCGCTTCCGCACCCAGTTCCCCGGTCGTGCTGAAATGATCGCCTACTGCGAGGAAAAGAAGATTCCCGTGCAGGCCAGCGCCAAAAAGCCCTTCTCCATGGACCGTAACCTCCTGCACATCAGCTACGAGGCCGGCATCCTTGAAGATCCTTGGTTCGACGCCAGCGATCCTAAGTATAAAGGCTACTTCAATACCCTCTCCGTCTTCCCAGAGGAGGCACCCGACAAGGCAGAAACCATCATCCTCGAGTTCGAAAAGGGCAACTGTATTGCCGTCAATGGCAAGCTCCTCTCACCGCTGGGAGTCATGAAGCTCCTCAACAAGCTCGGCGGCAAACACGGCGTCGGCCGCGTGGACATGGTGGAAAACCGCTTCGTCGGCATGAAGAGCCGCGGCGTCTATGAGACCCCCGGCGGCAGCATCCTGCACTTCGCCCACCGCCAGATCGAAAGCCTCACCATGGACCGTGAGGTCATGCACCTGCGCGACAGCCTCATCCCAAAATACGCGACCCTCGTTTACAATGGCTTCTGGTACGCCCCCGAGCGCCTTGCACTGCAGGCCCTCGTCACCGAAAGCCAGCAGAAAGTCAGCGGCACC contains the following coding sequences:
- a CDS encoding argininosuccinate synthase is translated as MSKKIVLAYSGGLDTSVLLSWIKETYNAEVIAFCANVGQDDELKGLNAKAKKTGASKIYIDDLQEEFATDFIYPMIQAGAIYEGQYFLGTSIARPLIAKRMVEIAKAEKAGFIAHGATGKGNDQVRFELTAAALAPEIETIAPWRDERFRTQFPGRAEMIAYCEEKKIPVQASAKKPFSMDRNLLHISYEAGILEDPWFDASDPKYKGYFNTLSVFPEEAPDKAETIILEFEKGNCIAVNGKLLSPLGVMKLLNKLGGKHGVGRVDMVENRFVGMKSRGVYETPGGSILHFAHRQIESLTMDREVMHLRDSLIPKYATLVYNGFWYAPERLALQALVTESQQKVSGTVRLKLYKGNIIPAGRKSIYSLYNPQIATMEADPTKAYNQDDATGFIRLNGLRLRTGALRDRKK